The following proteins come from a genomic window of Pyxidicoccus sp. MSG2:
- a CDS encoding acyl-CoA thioesterase, which yields MSEVESDERYRYFLPITTRWMDNDVYGHINNVTYYSYFDTVANHYLIHEGGLDIHTASIIGLVVESKCSYRAPLAYPDRLRAGLRVDKLGNRSVTYGIGIFKEGEAQAAAHGYFVHVFVDRQTRKAVAMPERLREALARITIC from the coding sequence GTGTCCGAGGTCGAGTCCGACGAGCGCTACCGTTACTTCCTGCCCATCACCACGCGGTGGATGGACAACGACGTCTACGGCCACATCAACAACGTCACCTACTACAGCTACTTCGACACGGTCGCGAACCACTACCTCATCCACGAGGGCGGCCTGGACATCCACACCGCGTCCATCATCGGCCTGGTGGTGGAGTCGAAGTGCTCGTACCGCGCGCCACTCGCGTACCCGGACCGGCTCCGCGCGGGGCTTCGCGTGGACAAGCTCGGCAATCGCTCCGTCACCTATGGCATCGGCATCTTCAAGGAGGGCGAGGCGCAGGCTGCGGCCCACGGGTACTTCGTGCACGTCTTCGTGGACCGCCAGACGCGCAAGGCGGTGGCCATGCCGGAGCGTTTGCG
- a CDS encoding hydroxyacid-oxoacid transhydrogenase has protein sequence MGCCHYHPVGEGCDGAFTVDTSRVTFGRGCLAELGDRARALGMKRVALFSDARVARLPFFEKARQSLLSAGLDVVVFTDVHVEPTDKSFLDAARFAAEVKPDGYVSLGGGSVIDTCKAANLYATHPADLLTYVNAPVGAGKPVPGPLKPHIACPTTSGTGSEVTGITIFDLLSLSAKTGIASPALRPTEALIDPDCTASLPGEVVAASGLDVLSHALESYTARPYVRRPAPARPSLRPMSQGANPWSDLGCREALRLMGLYLERAVKDATDTEAREQTMWAATLAGIAFGNAGVHAPHGMAYAVAGLVRDFRPSGYPEEEPLVPHGMAVIVNAPSVFRFTAEVSPERHLEAAQGLGADTRGARPEDAGEVLAREVIRIMRAVGMPNGLGGVGYTEADVAALTEGAFPQQRLLQNAPREMSRPVLTDLFRQALRYW, from the coding sequence ATGGGCTGCTGCCACTACCACCCCGTTGGCGAGGGCTGCGACGGCGCCTTCACCGTGGACACGTCCCGGGTCACCTTCGGGCGCGGCTGTCTCGCGGAGTTGGGGGACCGGGCCCGGGCGCTGGGGATGAAGCGCGTGGCGCTGTTCTCCGACGCGCGCGTGGCGCGGCTGCCCTTCTTCGAGAAGGCCCGCCAGTCGCTGCTCAGCGCCGGGCTGGACGTGGTCGTCTTCACCGACGTGCACGTCGAGCCCACGGACAAGTCCTTCCTGGACGCGGCGCGCTTCGCGGCGGAGGTGAAGCCGGACGGCTACGTGTCGCTGGGAGGCGGCTCGGTCATCGACACGTGCAAGGCCGCCAACCTCTATGCCACGCACCCCGCGGACCTCCTCACGTACGTCAACGCGCCCGTGGGTGCGGGCAAGCCGGTGCCCGGTCCGCTCAAGCCGCACATCGCGTGCCCCACCACGTCGGGCACGGGCAGCGAAGTGACGGGCATCACCATCTTCGACCTGCTCTCCCTGTCCGCGAAGACGGGCATCGCGTCGCCCGCGCTGCGGCCCACGGAGGCGCTCATCGACCCGGACTGCACCGCGAGCCTGCCCGGTGAAGTCGTGGCCGCCAGCGGGCTGGACGTGCTCTCCCACGCGCTGGAGTCCTATACCGCGAGGCCCTATGTGCGCCGGCCCGCCCCCGCGCGGCCGAGCCTCCGGCCCATGAGCCAGGGTGCCAACCCATGGAGCGACCTGGGCTGCCGCGAAGCCCTGCGCCTGATGGGGCTGTACCTGGAGCGCGCGGTGAAGGACGCCACGGACACCGAGGCCCGCGAGCAGACGATGTGGGCCGCCACGCTCGCGGGTATCGCCTTCGGCAATGCGGGCGTCCATGCGCCGCATGGCATGGCGTACGCGGTGGCCGGGCTGGTGCGCGACTTCCGGCCCTCGGGTTATCCCGAGGAGGAGCCCCTGGTTCCGCATGGCATGGCCGTCATCGTGAATGCGCCCTCCGTGTTCCGCTTCACGGCGGAGGTCAGCCCCGAGCGACACCTGGAGGCCGCGCAGGGCCTGGGCGCGGACACGCGGGGTGCCCGGCCGGAGGACGCGGGCGAGGTGCTCGCCCGGGAAGTCATCCGCATCATGCGCGCGGTGGGCATGCCGAACGGGCTGGGCGGGGTCGGCTACACCGAGGCGGACGTCGCGGCCCTCACGGAGGGCGCCTTCCCCCAGCAGCGCCTGTTGCAGAACGCGCCTCGCGAGATGAGCCGGCCGGTGCTCACGGACCTGTTCCGACAGGCGCTGCGCTACTGGTAA
- a CDS encoding proprotein convertase P-domain-containing protein has protein sequence MTSRLSRFFAVSVGLPALLSCGAPPSGGEPTASALVSSQAQALADSTPAATGVLAFLNDNSTTLSVLDNDVPLNALAAQNLIAWRKGPDGIEHTADDRRFVSIAQVDAVPYVGPAALADLEWYAKGTGRVTGLPLDALVGNFDGLDFTVAEARRALKAANTESGPTLTASGIPALAVQDILAARPLFNLVKLSRLTHVDFTALQGLKAMTALAPEGDPCTGAGTCQAGLVCEGRPNDGSSNFGRCINTAPIPGDGDTCSVFVPCQAKLACHAVPSGYPEGWCRPAWMTGEFTRYADVSLPSTTAPVESTVAVVGLATVPEDILVELDLVHTAPHRLVLTLVDPGGDSALLWDGPNEGTPPSLISVTRGISRDASINGRWLLRVTNPSGVGSGTLRSWKLKLNSRWD, from the coding sequence ATGACCTCCAGACTCTCCCGCTTCTTCGCCGTGTCCGTGGGGCTTCCCGCCCTGCTCAGCTGTGGGGCCCCTCCTTCCGGTGGCGAGCCCACCGCCTCCGCCCTGGTGTCGTCCCAGGCGCAGGCGCTCGCCGACAGCACGCCCGCCGCGACGGGCGTGCTGGCGTTCCTCAATGACAATTCCACCACGCTCAGCGTGCTGGACAACGACGTGCCGCTGAACGCGCTCGCCGCGCAGAATCTGATTGCCTGGCGAAAGGGCCCCGACGGCATCGAGCACACCGCGGATGACCGCCGCTTCGTCTCCATCGCCCAGGTGGACGCGGTGCCGTACGTGGGCCCGGCCGCGCTCGCGGACCTGGAGTGGTACGCCAAGGGCACCGGCCGCGTGACGGGACTGCCGCTGGATGCGCTGGTGGGCAACTTCGACGGGCTCGACTTCACCGTGGCCGAGGCCCGCCGCGCGCTGAAGGCCGCCAACACCGAGAGCGGCCCCACGCTGACCGCCTCCGGCATTCCGGCGCTCGCGGTGCAGGACATCCTGGCCGCGCGCCCGCTCTTCAACCTGGTGAAGCTGTCCCGGCTGACCCACGTGGACTTCACCGCGCTCCAGGGCCTCAAGGCGATGACGGCGCTGGCCCCCGAGGGCGACCCGTGCACCGGCGCGGGCACCTGCCAGGCAGGGCTCGTCTGCGAGGGCCGGCCGAATGATGGCTCCAGCAACTTCGGCCGCTGCATCAACACCGCCCCCATCCCCGGGGACGGTGACACCTGCTCCGTCTTCGTGCCGTGCCAGGCAAAGCTCGCCTGCCATGCCGTCCCGTCCGGCTATCCCGAGGGCTGGTGCCGGCCCGCGTGGATGACGGGGGAGTTCACCCGCTACGCGGACGTGTCGCTGCCGTCCACCACCGCGCCGGTGGAGTCCACCGTCGCCGTGGTGGGACTGGCCACGGTGCCCGAGGACATCCTCGTGGAGCTGGACCTGGTGCACACCGCGCCCCACCGGCTGGTGCTGACGCTGGTGGATCCGGGCGGTGACTCCGCGCTGCTGTGGGACGGGCCGAACGAGGGCACGCCTCCGTCGCTCATCTCCGTGACGCGGGGAATCTCTCGCGACGCCTCCATCAACGGGCGCTGGCTGCTGCGCGTCACCAACCCCTCGGGCGTCGGCAGCGGCACGCTGCGCTCGTGGAAGCTGAAGCTCAACAGCCGCTGGGACTGA